The following coding sequences are from one Granulicella sp. L56 window:
- a CDS encoding TetR/AcrR family transcriptional regulator, producing the protein MPISDCEVRDPRIRRTRQLLQGALRDLMQTRSFDEISVQDITDAATVNRATFYDHYTDKFALLDAMVGGGFHKLLHERNVSFDGTCPSAAASIILATCDYLTESHGDRAACTRQNAFEPLMESAMTAAIRKVLIKGMEKDGSAGASEMVATTASWAIYGAVKQWFYTSEHVPAEEIVGRILQLVMPILEAGRTLESADAPVMAHDQV; encoded by the coding sequence ATGCCGATCTCTGACTGTGAAGTTCGCGACCCTCGCATCCGCCGCACCCGGCAGCTCCTCCAAGGAGCGCTGCGCGACCTGATGCAGACGAGGAGCTTCGACGAGATTTCGGTGCAGGACATCACCGATGCGGCGACGGTCAACCGGGCGACCTTCTATGACCACTACACCGATAAGTTCGCGCTTCTGGACGCGATGGTTGGGGGTGGGTTCCACAAGCTGCTGCATGAGCGCAACGTCAGCTTCGACGGCACCTGTCCCAGCGCTGCGGCATCGATCATTCTGGCTACCTGTGACTATCTGACCGAATCACATGGCGATCGTGCGGCGTGTACACGCCAGAACGCCTTTGAGCCGCTGATGGAGTCGGCCATGACCGCGGCGATTCGCAAGGTCCTGATTAAGGGGATGGAAAAGGACGGCTCGGCTGGGGCCTCGGAGATGGTTGCGACGACGGCGAGCTGGGCGATCTACGGCGCGGTGAAGCAGTGGTTTTATACTTCCGAGCATGTGCCTGCGGAAGAGATCGTTGGCCGGATACTTCAACTCGTTATGCCGATTTTGGAGGCAGGCCGCACGCTTGAATCGGCTGATGCGCCAGTGATGGCGCATGACCAGGTTTGA
- a CDS encoding 2-dehydropantoate 2-reductase produces MARIAIIGVGAIGAIIASLLQQAGHELVLCVRRPLAQLTVDTPDGPIAIHATVLTDPTKASTVDWVIVATKAYDVPGAAKWLKQLRAEGAPVAVLQNGVEHRERFAPYVPVNSILPIIVDCPAERQSSERVRQRGVMHLKALESELGRAFVDLFAGTAADAVVVSDFTTVAWRKLCHNAAGVLPTLLLQPSGVLHDEAIGETALQIVRECIAVGRAEGAMLDDDVAEAVLHAYRTAPADGINSLHADRLAGRPMEIDARNGVIVRLGKKHGIATPCNQMAIALLESMVQNF; encoded by the coding sequence ATGGCTCGGATAGCAATCATTGGAGTAGGCGCAATCGGCGCGATCATCGCCTCGTTATTGCAGCAGGCAGGCCACGAGTTAGTGCTGTGCGTGCGGCGGCCGCTGGCACAGCTAACGGTGGACACCCCGGACGGGCCAATAGCCATTCACGCTACGGTACTGACCGATCCCACAAAGGCCTCCACTGTGGATTGGGTCATTGTTGCCACCAAAGCCTATGACGTTCCCGGCGCAGCCAAGTGGCTGAAGCAGCTTCGCGCAGAAGGCGCTCCGGTGGCGGTCTTGCAGAATGGCGTGGAGCATCGCGAACGCTTCGCGCCGTATGTGCCGGTGAATTCCATTCTTCCGATCATTGTCGATTGCCCCGCCGAGCGCCAGTCTTCCGAGCGAGTTCGCCAGCGCGGCGTGATGCATCTGAAAGCTCTCGAGAGCGAGTTGGGCCGCGCCTTCGTCGATCTGTTTGCCGGAACAGCAGCGGATGCCGTAGTGGTCTCCGATTTCACGACCGTCGCCTGGCGAAAGCTCTGCCACAACGCTGCCGGAGTGCTGCCTACACTGCTGTTACAGCCATCAGGTGTACTTCACGACGAGGCCATCGGCGAGACCGCATTACAGATTGTTCGTGAATGCATCGCCGTAGGCCGTGCCGAAGGCGCAATGTTGGACGACGACGTTGCCGAAGCAGTGCTACATGCCTATCGCACTGCCCCTGCCGATGGCATCAATTCGCTGCACGCCGACCGTCTGGCAGGCAGGCCGATGGAAATCGACGCTCGCAATGGCGTGATCGTTCGGCTCGGAAAGAAGCATGGAATTGCCACGCCATGCAACCAGATGGCAATCGCTCTATTGGAGTCGATGGTCCAAAACTTTTAG
- a CDS encoding carboxypeptidase regulatory-like domain-containing protein, producing the protein MKGKALVWTMIAVVVALAAVLLLRLHVHRPPSIRRSIPIEGAVIRREADTRKELPLDNVTVTASDGVVSATTQSDAAGYFKLELQRQVWSGQPIVVHFRHSDYEPLDLNLQAGRLVIDESLHIVAMVPLPEPTQATPGGKESVVSNIRVRYTINSRTQSNVGSAVKTFQVVNQGNLPCEKHELCSPDKKWKASRGSATLDAGQDNTFGNVRASCIAGPCPFTKIDDSGFEHGGRHITVSAIDWSNTATFLLEAEVFHTAISSNVRESYPVIFGSALNFTLPPTQEGVSLEGDIDGAPMVFPLGPDLYLSWANCTARTSKGSDQTTVYRCELKPGYRF; encoded by the coding sequence ATGAAAGGTAAAGCTCTTGTCTGGACGATGATCGCAGTGGTGGTAGCCTTGGCGGCTGTGTTGCTGCTGCGCCTGCATGTGCATCGCCCCCCCTCGATCCGCAGATCGATTCCAATTGAAGGCGCGGTGATACGGCGCGAGGCCGACACCAGAAAAGAACTGCCGCTCGATAATGTCACCGTCACTGCATCCGATGGCGTGGTCAGCGCGACGACGCAGTCCGATGCTGCGGGGTACTTCAAGTTAGAGCTGCAGCGGCAGGTATGGTCGGGACAGCCCATCGTCGTCCACTTCCGCCACTCGGACTATGAGCCGCTTGACCTGAACCTGCAAGCCGGCAGGCTCGTGATCGACGAGAGCCTGCACATCGTCGCCATGGTTCCGTTGCCCGAGCCGACGCAGGCGACTCCCGGCGGCAAAGAGTCCGTGGTCTCAAATATTCGGGTGCGATACACCATCAACTCGCGCACGCAGTCGAACGTCGGAAGCGCGGTCAAGACCTTTCAGGTGGTGAACCAGGGCAACCTCCCCTGCGAGAAGCATGAACTCTGCTCTCCCGACAAGAAGTGGAAGGCATCGCGAGGTTCAGCGACGCTCGATGCCGGGCAGGACAATACCTTCGGCAATGTGCGCGCCTCGTGCATCGCCGGGCCGTGCCCCTTTACCAAGATCGACGACAGCGGCTTTGAGCATGGCGGACGGCACATCACCGTCTCCGCGATTGACTGGTCGAATACGGCGACTTTTCTGCTGGAGGCCGAGGTCTTTCATACCGCCATCAGCTCGAACGTGCGCGAGTCCTACCCTGTGATCTTTGGCAGCGCGCTCAACTTTACGCTGCCGCCCACGCAGGAGGGCGTAAGCCTCGAAGGCGATATCGACGGCGCTCCCATGGTCTTTCCCCTGGGGCCGGACCTCTATCTAAGCTGGGCCAACTGTACCGCGCGGACCAGCAAAGGGAGCGATCAAACCACGGTCTACCGCTGCGAGCTGAAGCCCGGCTATCGGTTCTGA
- a CDS encoding glucoamylase family protein has protein sequence MSVDDNEEISRRIRLTAGQYGNKSSRRNLLRQMAGISLGLPLAHALPLLGQAAVQQKPSEPHKTPAPLPLPSALSPEDDQLLDEIERASFLYFWEQANPQTGLIKDRSNTRTTDTSIVASIASTGFGLTAICIADKRGFIPHNEARLRVVNTLLYIWKKLPTHRGFFYHFANINTGERIWDSEVSSVDTAMLLCGMLTCKQHFQDHGITGLADAIFNRVDWTWLSEDTSLLPMGWTPEFGFLPYKWDYYSELMMIYLLGMGSSAHPLNPQAWTAWKRTTFEYDGLRYIGSFAPLFVHQYSQAWFDFRRKKDKYADYFQNSAIATDVHRRFCIELNKIFPDYSNDLWGITASDSEKGYVVWGGPPAMGPIDGTVVPAAAGGSLPFLPDATMRVIRNIRKNYPQAWCRYGFVDAFNPLKKWYDSDVVGIDTGITLLMAENARSAFIWETFMKNPEAQRGMAKAGFKEYQPTVG, from the coding sequence ATGAGTGTGGATGATAACGAAGAAATAAGCAGGCGGATTCGCCTGACGGCAGGACAATACGGGAATAAGAGCTCGCGGCGCAACCTGCTGCGCCAGATGGCGGGGATCTCTCTTGGACTGCCGCTTGCGCATGCGCTCCCTCTGCTGGGGCAGGCAGCAGTCCAGCAAAAGCCCTCTGAGCCGCATAAGACTCCGGCGCCGCTGCCTTTGCCGAGCGCACTTTCTCCTGAGGACGATCAGCTTCTTGACGAGATCGAGCGCGCCAGCTTTCTCTACTTCTGGGAACAGGCCAACCCGCAGACCGGCCTCATCAAGGACCGCAGCAACACGCGCACTACAGATACCAGCATCGTAGCCAGCATCGCCTCCACCGGGTTCGGTCTTACTGCCATCTGCATTGCGGACAAGCGCGGCTTCATACCGCATAACGAGGCACGCCTGCGCGTCGTCAACACGCTGCTGTATATCTGGAAGAAGCTGCCGACACATCGCGGCTTCTTTTATCACTTCGCCAATATCAATACGGGCGAGCGCATCTGGGACTCCGAGGTGTCATCGGTCGATACGGCCATGCTGCTCTGCGGAATGCTCACCTGCAAACAGCACTTTCAGGACCACGGCATCACTGGACTCGCCGACGCTATCTTCAACCGTGTCGACTGGACCTGGCTCTCAGAAGACACCTCGCTATTGCCCATGGGCTGGACGCCGGAGTTCGGCTTCCTGCCCTACAAGTGGGACTACTACAGCGAACTGATGATGATCTACCTGCTCGGCATGGGATCATCCGCTCATCCGCTCAACCCGCAGGCATGGACGGCATGGAAGCGCACCACCTTTGAGTACGATGGCCTGCGCTACATCGGCTCGTTTGCGCCGCTGTTTGTGCATCAGTACTCGCAGGCGTGGTTCGACTTTCGTCGAAAGAAGGACAAATACGCCGACTACTTCCAGAACTCGGCCATCGCTACCGACGTCCACCGGCGCTTCTGCATCGAGTTGAACAAAATATTTCCCGATTACAGCAACGATCTGTGGGGCATTACCGCGTCGGACTCTGAAAAAGGCTACGTCGTGTGGGGTGGGCCGCCTGCAATGGGTCCTATCGACGGCACTGTCGTACCCGCCGCTGCGGGGGGCTCACTGCCCTTTCTGCCCGACGCGACCATGCGTGTCATTCGAAATATCAGGAAGAATTATCCGCAGGCCTGGTGCCGCTACGGCTTTGTCGACGCCTTCAATCCTCTGAAAAAGTGGTACGACTCTGACGTCGTCGGCATCGACACCGGGATCACCCTGCTGATGGCGGAGAACGCCCGCAGCGCCTTTATCTGGGAGACGTTTATGAAGAACCCGGAGGCTCAACGCGGCATGGCCAAAGCCGGGTTCAAGGAATATCAGCCTACCGTCGGCTGA
- a CDS encoding radical SAM protein, protein MANKLRQEDTALFPILPQPTGIARLASHAEHADDGHLIEFKALEVRSILNKSTSKRLRWLAWSINPYRGCEFGCKYCYARYTHEFMELRDPLAFERIIFLKQNAAWLLEQELRKIDPADEIAIGTATDPYQPIERRARITRSLLEVFARRQGYRLGIVTKSRLIERDIDLLTEIAKRNKLVLHITITTPNTELARLLEPRAPRPDLRFQAVKRLREAGLRTGILCCPLLPGITDTQEALNEMARRAAEVGANFLSANPLFLKPCSRPTYLSFVREHFPSLVDDYHKRFDHADFAAPAYRQKLALMLEQARHLHGLSRRPLDVLPQPGNTVRKPPESVGIAVQQSLFA, encoded by the coding sequence ATGGCGAATAAATTAAGACAGGAAGATACGGCGCTCTTTCCTATCCTGCCGCAGCCAACCGGCATCGCCCGCCTCGCCTCCCATGCCGAGCACGCCGACGACGGACACCTGATCGAGTTCAAGGCACTCGAAGTCCGCAGTATCCTCAATAAGTCCACCTCGAAGCGCCTGCGCTGGCTTGCCTGGAGCATCAATCCCTATCGCGGTTGCGAGTTCGGCTGCAAATACTGCTACGCCCGCTATACGCATGAGTTTATGGAGCTGCGCGATCCGCTCGCCTTTGAGCGCATCATCTTCCTCAAGCAAAATGCGGCGTGGCTGCTGGAACAGGAGCTGCGCAAGATCGATCCCGCCGACGAGATCGCTATCGGAACCGCAACCGATCCCTACCAGCCCATCGAAAGGCGCGCACGGATCACACGCAGCCTGCTCGAGGTCTTTGCCCGTCGCCAGGGCTATCGCCTTGGCATCGTCACGAAGTCGCGTTTGATCGAGCGAGACATCGATCTGCTGACCGAGATCGCAAAGCGCAACAAGCTTGTGCTCCACATCACCATCACCACACCGAACACAGAGCTGGCGAGGTTGCTGGAGCCGCGTGCACCGCGCCCTGATCTGCGTTTTCAGGCGGTCAAGCGGCTGCGCGAGGCCGGGTTGCGCACCGGCATCCTCTGCTGCCCGCTGCTGCCCGGAATCACCGATACGCAAGAGGCGCTCAACGAGATGGCGCGTCGAGCGGCAGAGGTCGGTGCTAACTTTCTGTCTGCCAATCCCCTCTTCCTCAAGCCGTGCTCACGTCCTACTTACCTGAGCTTCGTTCGTGAGCACTTCCCTTCACTGGTGGACGATTACCACAAACGCTTCGACCACGCCGACTTTGCCGCACCGGCCTATCGTCAGAAGTTGGCGCTGATGCTCGAGCAGGCTCGTCACCTTCACGGCCTCTCGCGACGCCCACTCGATGTTCTGCCCCAACCGGGGAATACCGTCCGCAAACCTCCGGAGAGCGTAGGCATTGCTGTTCAGCAGAGCCTGTTCGCATAA